The sequence AACTGGTCGAGTCCCGATGAAGTGTGCATTGATTTGGAGGTTTTCGTCCGAAACAATGGCAAAATTTCCTCCCTTGGCTCCATGGAAGTAGAACATGACACCATCTCCACCAACAAACCTTGGATCATAGCAGAGGGAGCCATATCCATTGCAGTTGGCTTTCCTATCTGCCGAAAGAACAAGGATCTAAGTATTAGAAAagttcaaatatatatatgttgatctatacaagttgtgtatatataaacacagattaattgaaaacaaaatttgtgaAATGGCTTACACTTGCAAGTGACTTCACACTTGTTGCTGCAGTTAACGAAACAacccttttgtttcttgtttttcttgggCTTTCTGTGAGGGCATTCTGCTGGACACACAAGGGTCTTGTAATAACAGGCCGTATATGCTTTGCATTGACATTGCTCTTGTCCCGATGGTAGTGGTGACAATACGTTGTAGTTTGTAATATCCTTGCTGTTGACATTGACATTgccatttccatttccattaCCGTTGCCACTGCCAGTGTTGCTGTTTCCATTTCCATTCCCGTTGCCACTGCTTGTGTTgccatttccatttccatttccatttccattgCCACTGCCAGTGTTGCCATTCCCATTTCCATTCCCGTTGCCACTGCCAGTGTTTCCATTCCCGTTCCCGCTGCCATTTCCACTACCGGTGTTACCATTGCCATTTGCATTTCCATTGCCACTGCCGGTGTTGCCATTTCCATTTGCGTTTCCGTTGCCACTGCCGGTGTTGCCATTTCCATTTGCGTTACCATTGCCACTGCCTTTGTTGCCATTTCCATTCGCATTTCCGTTGCCACTCCCCTTGTTTCCATTGCCATTCGCATTCCCATTGCCTTGACCAAAAACAATGGAGGCTTCCATGGAAATGAGAACTACAAAGAGAGCCACCAATACATATGACACTCTAATTTTCGCCATTTTCTAGCTACTGTATATGTTTATATCCTCTATCCTTCTAttgattttcttgtttgtgAGCAGGAAGGATAGATAATGGAATGGGAAGGGTTCCAAATGCATATAAATAAGGGAATATATTGATGGGGGAACCAGACCTCCGCCTattattttacaaattttattgGAAGTCATCTGTTTTGACCAAATGGTGGCTGACTATATTTTTGTTAGATACGCATTAGCAAACTTCCATAAACAGTAAACCTTTTTAAGAGCCTAAAGCATTGGTGTACTTTTTTGGAATTGAATTGCTTTGTGTATATCACATCATCATTTCTTACGGCTGCCTCAAAGTGATTCAACGGATCAAAGTTGCAATTTGCATGGAAGATGGATTAAAAGTTGTCCAACAAAAAACTCCACCTTTCCATCCTTCACCTTATTGTCATCTTTATGACCTAGGTGTCGAACCATCTCATAAACATTATTCCACATCCATTTTTTCTCCGTGGATGtgcaaaaacaaattattttttttgaatttgaggaataactcaaaattttcttttattaattcaTAAATAATGTAACTCTCGTTTATATAAAGATCTGAACTCGTAACCTTCTCTTACAAAGTGGAGCTCAAATAACGCTCCACCAAATTATCACCTGCATAACTTAAACCTTACAATTTGAGGATTGACTCAAAACTTAGATAATGAATTGATGAGTGTGGTACATGAGTTGCCTAAAGTAGACAAAGTTTTGGATCAAAGATAAAAACTCTTGGCGAGCTATTGTCAtacaaatgtttttttgttttttttttgtttttgttttttttgtcgTTTCTGCAAACTTAAATGTGAAATAACTTAAGGCGACTATTATCAAATACCACCTATCCAACCCACTACTCCACGTTCCCCGTCAACAAAGATGCTTCTTAAGCCCTAGAAATGCTTGGTTTGCAATCACATGACATGATTAATTGATTGGACCTTAACGTAAAAATGATTCTGGTGGTAAGCTATTATGTATGATTGCAGAATCTTAAAGACTTCGCTTGAAATCTAATTGAACCGCCTTTGTGACGCAGCATGATAATACAAAAGACAATCAAACGATTAGCCAAAGAAAACCAAAGCCTAGAATCCACCAGaattaagaaaacctcaattTTATTGAATGATAATAGGGATAACAACCCCTTAGTCAACGTTTGTTTAAATACTACCTCAAGTTCCTAGAAACCCTAGGAatccaaaaaggaaaataataaaaattccaaaaactAGCTCAAAAACTAAAATGTTGTGTTGGGCTACTAAACAACGCCCAACGCTTGAAAAATCTCATACATCATGACAAAACAATGAGTTTGACTCATAACACCGTTTTATTCGAAATGACAGGTCATGGGCCTGATTCCGAGCTCGGGATCCAAACTTGcagcttttcaatttttccctTGCACGCATGACGCTCCAGCTCCTCTTCAAGTGCTTCCATCATCTGTTCTACATCACTGTGGTTAAGATTAAATAACTTAAATTAGTGAGccttatttacaaaaaaataaaagttaaaaaaaattgaattaattttagaattcACTCTTTTTAGGATCTAGTAACAAAATAAGGtatacaaaaacaacaaaaaatcttTTGTTTAGGTTTACAAAGGAAATGCCAAATATTTAGGCAAGATTTTTAAGATGAACATGTTGAGAATGAGCTCTCTAGGTTCCCTACATACCTTGCATCATAAAAATGTTGCTTGCTGAATGAGTCCTAAGAAAGTCTTGGAAGGTGTCTAAAGTATGATAGGTTAGCTAGGAAGAACGTTATGGGTGGGGCTTGTGTAATCCATGGAGGGAGTCACGATGTATTAGAGATTTATCCCACAGTGGATTGTTTGTGATGGATTAAGTTATGTGGATTTTCCATTTCGAGTTTTCGACATAAAAAATCTTAGCGGTGATTTTTActcttgtttttggtttgCCAAGTTGAACTTCTTTATACACATCACTACCATATACCAAGTGAAATTTTACATAAAGCTATTCAAACCCCGCAACTATCTAGGACCACGAAAATGTTGCCAGCAAAGctacttttgttttccttcacTTTACAAACGTAAGTCACAAGTTTTCTTTCAACCTCCCATAATATGAAGAGTTATTTCAAGTACAACGAAATGATACAAGATGAAATTCTTCGGGTTACCCCATGTGGTGAGGGTTAGGGGTAAtaggaaaaataattaagaaaataaatgaatggTGTGGTAAGAGAGCGCTTCTCACTCAAAATTCTAGAGAAGCTATACTTGGATTTGGGGCAGTTGGCTTGCCAAGACCTCACAGTTTCGTATTGGAACCAGATTCTATAGAGGCGGTGGCTTCTGGGGATTTGCAGAAAAGTCTTGCTTAGCCAGTGACCTAGGAGGTGATTGATGCTTGTGGGTCAAAAAGGTTAGCTCATGTGCTTCTCCTTTGCCCTATCCCCTTCAGTTTCTGCTGTGAATATTGTTCGAGTTGGTTTTGTAGTGCAGgagtgtttttggtttttacgttttattttatagctTTTGTTGCATATGTTAACGCAACTTTCCTTTCCTAGCCTACATGGAAGTCAACTTCACAATCTCCTCCTAACAATTAGCCTTTCCTGCTGTAAATCGGATTGCATTCATGTCTATATTATTTCCTACCTTAAGTAGATATCATGTACTAGTATAAATAGGGACTTCGTGTAATATGTTAAATACAAGGAAATATATTCTCTACATGGTATCAGCCTAACCTagggttttctctctctcccttatTCGATCCTCTTCTCCTTTAGGTCCACCTCATGGCTTCGTCTGAATCCACCACCTCCCTCCCAAGCCCCAACTCTTCTCATTTTATCAAGCTTACTGAACTCCAACTATCTTCTTTCGCTCCGCCAACTCAAACCCTTTTTAGTCTGCCGTGACCTCTATAAATTTATCAATGGCACTCATAAACAACCTTCTGCCCACACCTTCACCTCTACCACCGCAACACCCataaccaccaccaccaccaccaccactctaaCCCAAATCAATCCCGCCCATGCTCCGTGGTACCAACAAGACCAACTCATTGTTAGCTACATCACCAGTACACTCTCTGAgtccattctctctctcactgtcGGTTGCACCTCTGCCCGGGATCTCTAGGAGTGTCTCCAACGCCACTTCTCTCAATCCAATATGGCTAGTGAATCTGCTCTTCATTTTCAACTCATGGATTTGCAAAAAGGCTCTCAACCCATTGATGCTTACCTTCATCGTGCTAAGTCCCTTGCCGATTCACTGGTTGCCATCAATGAACCTGCCACTGATGTGCTTCGGGGTTTAGGACCCGATTACAAAATGCTCGTCACGGCAATTCTCAATTTCCCTCTGCTTCCTGACTTTGCTAATCTTCATGCTCGTTTATTAACTTTTGACGCACAGGATCCTCGAATCTCTCCTTATCAGAACACATCACTAATGGCCACATAATCCTCTCCTCACACCACCGGTCATACTTCCTTCCCCTCTCACCGTGGTGGTGGCTCTTCCAGCAATAGGAACGGTGGTTGCAGTGGCTGGCGCGATCGCAGCCGTAGTAGCTGGTGCAACTTCTCATCTTCCTGGAGTAACCCGTGGAATGGCTTCCAGCAGCCCCAATGGCCTAATCAACTGTGGCCTCCTTTTGCTCCAAGTTCTGGATCTCAAAGCAATTGGCCTTTCTTTCAGCCTAATTTGGCCTAATCTGCCGCTTCTAGCAAACACTTTGCCCGACCCAACTCAACTCCTAGTGTCTTGGGACCCGCTTGGTGCACCACCTGCAATACCAATCAACATACTACTGCAACATGTCCCCATTGCTACAATGACCCGGAATCCTTTCCTTCCTTTGTTGGGGCTCAATTCATGCAGCCACCTAACTCTACTTGGTACCCTGACACAGGTGCCACTCATCATATGACTGGTAGTCCTTCTAATCTCCAAAATCAACAGGCATATCAGGGTAATAATTCTATATTTCTTGGTAATGGagattctctctctatctctcatATTggctctcttcctcttcctttagGTTCTCACaaattttctcttcaaaatgTCTTTTGTCTTCCATCTCTTCGTACTAATCTTCTTTCTGTTGCCCGTTTTACTCATGataatttagttttctttgtctttaCTCTTGACTTTTATCAAATTTATGACTTACATATTGGTTCGTACTCTTTCAGGGCCCTTCTAAAGATGGTCTTTACCCACTTTCCCTCTCCTCTCACTCATCCACAGTCCCCCGTGCCCTTACCACCGTGCATTCTCCTGCTTGGCATCGTCGCCTTGGCCATCCATCCCATCCTGTGCTCTTTCATTTAGCGTCATCTCTAGGCTTTAAAGTTTCTCATGCTTTCTGTAAGGATTGTGTACTTAGAAAATCCACCAAACTGTCATTTATTAGTAATAAGACCTTTGCCCCATCTcccttttatttaattcactctgatgtaTGGATGTCCTCGGTCATTTCTGTCACTAGTTATCGCTATTATGTCTTGTTTACAGATGACTTTTCTCATTACTCCTGGATCTATCCTATGCACCGTAAAAATGAGgtcttttctcactttcaaACCCatgattaaaaattaatttcacaCCACCGTACAAATCCTTTAAAGTGACAATGGCACTGAATATGTTAATAATGATTTCTCTAATCTTTGCAGTCAACGAGGCATCCACCAACGTTTCTCATGTCCCTACactccccaacaaaatggcCTAGCTGAACGTAAGCACAGACACATTGCCACCATGATCCGTACCCTCCTTACCACTTCTCACACTCCCCACAATCTCTGGGTCGAAGCTGCCCTCACTACTGTCCATCTCATAAACCTCCTACCTACTCCTAATCTTCATTGGGACACTCCATACAATCGTCTCTTCTAACATCCTCCTTCCTACTCTCATCTCCGAGTGTTTGGGTATTCTTGTTTCCCTTACCTTAGATcatatattgaaaataaactcACCAACCGCACCCGTGAATGTGTTTTCCTTGGATACAGTTCTCACCACAAAGGTTACCATTATTTACATCCCTTCATGGGTCGTGTTTACATGTCCCGTCATATTTCATTTAACGAAATGCATTTTCCATTTGAATATTTACATATATCATATTCTTTAAAGTATGTGGATATTGAATTCCACCCAATTCTGCCATCCTCCGCACCTAGGCCCATATTGATTACTCATGCCGTAGACTCAGACTCAAACTCGCAACATCACAGCACCTCCCTGGTGCGCACCTTTCCAGCTGTTGCAGTCTCAAGCCATGACCCCGCCACACCCTTGAGTCCACCCAACGAcactttttttactttatccCAGCCCTTTCTCCAAACTTATTCCCGACGCCTTCTCATACAGCTCTATCCGCTTGTGCCTACCCCTATTCCAGCAACTCAAAACCCCCCAGTTTCAGCAGCTCCGAACCCCCTGGTTATAGCAACTCCGAACCCCCAAGTTCTAGTAGCTCAGCAATCTCCTGCCTTTGTTCCACGCATGCGCACCCACCTTCAGGATGGCATTCAAAAGCCCAAGCTTCATACTGTCAAATATCCAATTTCTCGTGCTTTATTAACTGTTGTTGAGCATACTgaatctacttgtttttcacaCGCCACTAAGCATACTGAATGGCGTGACACCATGACTAAAAAGATCAATGCACTCCTCAAAAATCATACATGGTCTTTGGTTCCTTCCTCTTCGTCTCATAACTTGGTTTGGTGCAAGTGGGTTTTTCCAATTAAGCGTCACTCTGACGGCTCCATCCAACGCTACAAAGCTCGTCTAGTTGTCACGGGTTTTCATCAACGTTCGGGCATAGACTATACTGAAACCTTCAGTCCTGTTGTCAAACCTGCCACCATTCGCACGGTTCTCAGTTTTGCAGTTTCTTGTGGTTTGTCCCTTTGTCAACTTAACGTCAAAAATGCCTTTCTCCATGGGtttcttcaagaagatgtcTGCATGGCTCAACCCCCTGGTTTTATTGATCTCACTCGTCCTTCTCTCTATGGGCTTTTCACGGAGCCAAGCTGACacttcattatttatttttcaacaggCGTCTCATACCATATTTCTCCTTCTATATGTCAACGACATCGTGGTAACTGACACTAATTCCACTCACCTCCAACAATTCATCTCTCTTTTAGGTGGCCACTTTGACATCAAAGACCTTGGTCCGCTCATCTATTTCTTGGGTTTACAGGTTCTTCATAAGGATGGTACTCTCCACATCAATCAATTCAAATATGCATATGATATTTTACAGAAAGCCAATCTTCTCAACTCCAAACCTGCATCTACTACATTGGCTACCAAGGTTcccctctctgtctctgttGGTGCTCTCATCTCCAACCCAACTGAGTATCGCAAGCTTGTTGGCAGTTTACAGTATCTTACTCTTACTCGCCCTGACATATCTTTTGCCTTCAACACTGTTGCTCAGTCCATAAGTGCTCCTCACACCTCTCACCTTGTTGCCGCCAAACGGATACTTAGGTACATCAAGGGAACTATTGATCTCCGCCTCACATTCACTCCTCAAACTGCCGCTACTCGCCTCTCGACCTACTTTGATGCGGATTAGGCTGGGTGCCCCGATTCTCGTCGGTCGACCACTGGATATGTGATTACTCTTGGAACTAATCTCATCTCATGGTGTTCCAAAAAATAGCTCACAGTCTCACGCTCTAGTACAGAGTCGGAATATCGTGCACTCTCTCATGCTGGTGCCAAAACCACTTGGCTATGCTCCATTCTTCATGAATTGGGTGTGCGTCTTCGGTTCCCGGTCCAACTCTTTGTGACAATCTCAGCACCACGTACATGGCTGCCAATCCAGTTTTCCATGCCCGCACACGTCACATTGAGTTAGACTATCACTTTGTCCATGAAAAGGTGGCTCTTGGAAGTCATCAAGTTTACTTTGTTTCCTTCTGTCGACCAACCTGCGGACCTGTTCACCAAAGCCCTTCACAAATCACGCCATCAGCATATGTCTTCCAAACTTGTGCATCCTGTGACGCCCAATTTGCCCGGGGGGGAGGGGGGCTGTGTTAACGCATCTTTCCTTTCCTAGCCCACATGGAAGTCAACTTCACAATCTCCGCCTTTCCTGCTGTAAATCGGATTGTATTCATGTCTATATTATTTTCTACCTTAAGTAGATATCATGTACTAGTATAAATAGGGACTTTGTGTAATATGTTAAATACAAGTAAATATATTCTCTATAGCATATATTCAAACTTGCAACGTGGAAGATGCATGAGTGGCCTCCCAATTGTTTTTTGTGATCTTATCATACTCTCAATTTGAACTCTTATTAGGTGATCACTCTTGTTAAGGGCAATTATAGTGAgcaaaaatagtcaaaattttagcctttttcttcttcttactTTTAGAATTTTAACCACTCGAGGTCCCCTTAATATATTTCTAaatcatgaagaaaaaaaaaattgaggtTAAAAGTGTTTAATGTGTTAAAAGAATGACTAGCTTTTGCAGCCTGTGTTGTTCAGAAATTGTTTGATGTCCCAAATAAAGATGTGATGGTCCATCTTTAAATTAGTACAAGCGATTATCTAAAGTATATGGGAGGTGGTTTTCTCACATACACATTACCCCGGTGTCATAAGGGTTCAAACTTAAGACCGCTAATCTACATGTCTAGCTAGACCCTGTTGGCTGATGGTCCATCCTTAGCCATGTCTGGGCAAGATTAATTTGCAGTCCTCATTTGTTATTCATTAATTCAACATATACAATGCTTAAATAGTTACCCAAAACCAGATACATAATAAAAAACACTTTATTATggcaaacaattaaaaaaacgaAGTTTGTTCTCGTGATCGTGTGAATTTATCAGTATTGATCATCTAGTCCTCCACTTGTAATTGCAAGCCCTGCAGATTGAGAAGTAGTTTGGAACCTGCAAACCTTGCAGAGAGGTGAGAAGAGTGATAGAGTTTTGTACTTGTCCTCCCCACCCATCAATGGCATTGGAACTCCTCTCTTCACTGGACTAACATAGCCAGGCCTGTAAGTCTTTCCCAAAACTCCTTCCACAAGAGCAGACAGATTGGAGAATGAGAATTGTGTTTCCAAGTGAGCAAAAGTATCATCACCTGGTATATGGTAGTGATGAACTctgtcttctttttctccaataGGCCTAACCCTAATGGCTATGTCCACGATCCCGGTCACTATAACTCTTACATAGTTAGTATCATCGGTTCTTTCCACTATCACCTCTCTATCTTCATCGCTAGTCCTCCATTCAGCCTCTCCTTTGGTCGGGATGTTAATGGCTTCACCATCCCACTTTACCATGAGAGCATCAACTTTGTCATCCCATTTTGAGACCCTCTTTGCTGCAATGACAAGGGTGTGAGTGTCAAACATCACTGAGATGGCCTGAATCCATGTGAAGTCACGAGTCCTTCCTTGTGGTCGAGTTCCGATGAAGTGTGCATTGATTTGGAGGTTATCGTCTGAGACAATGGCAAAGTTTCCTCCCTTGGCTCCATGGAAGTAGAACATGACACCATCACCTCCAATAAACCTAGGGTCA comes from Prunus dulcis chromosome 6, ALMONDv2, whole genome shotgun sequence and encodes:
- the LOC117630188 gene encoding uncharacterized protein LOC117630188, which encodes MAKIRVSHILVALFVVLVPMEATFVLGQGISESTIYDVLPPLESGQERCQCKALGACFYKTLVCPPECPQRKPKNNKKGKGCFVNCGSSCEVTCKVRRNNCDGYGSICYDPRFIGGDGVMFYFHGAKGGNFAIVSDDNLQINAHFIGTRPQGRTRDFTWIQAISVMFDTHTLVIAAKRVSKWDDKVDALMVKWDGEAINIPTKGEAEWRTSDEDREVIVERTDDTNYVRVIVTGIVDIAIRVRPIGEKEDRVHHYHIPGDDTFAHLETQFSFSNLSALVEGVLGKTYRPGYVSPVKRGVPMPLMGGEDKYKTLSLFSPLCKVCRFQTTSQSAGLAITSGGLDDQY